GTGGGCGAGATGGGAGTCGAACCCATATGAGGTAATCCTCGCAACATTTTAAGTGTTGTGCGTATGCCTTTCCGCCACTCGCCCGTTTTTTTTATTACAACCCCTATGAGTATTTTTTAAAGAATGACAATTTGGACACAAAATTCTTAAATTTTTTAATCGATTATCATTAACATCGCCATTTATATGATCCAATTCAATAGGAATACGGCCATCTTTGCTTTTTTTTGCCCACCCGCATTCTTCACAACAAGCTAATTTAAATCCTTCTTTAATTAATCTATTTTTTAACTTATAGCTTTGAAAATAACTATTTTGAACAAGTATTTTTTCTAAAGAAACTCTAGGTTTAAAATCAAGATGCAGCCCTTTATTCCATCCTCTGCCTTTAAAATGAGAAATATTTATTTCAAATTCCTTAATATATTTTTCAAGTTGAAAATAATTTCCGCCAGCTTCTTTTAAATTCAGTTTACCTAAAACTTGACGAAAACTTGTTGAATTTTTAACGGCCTTCTTAAGCTGTTCTATTGTCCATGATCTTTTTCTCATTAGTCCATTTTATCATATGGTAAACTAATTTTACGGGAGGCCTGGGCGGGAATTGCACCCACGTATAACGGTTTTGCAGACCGTTGCCTTGCTGCTTGGCTACCAGGCCTAGTCAATTTGGTTATAATAACCTCTTATTCCTTATTTTTCAATGAGTCAAGCATTCTTTCAACTTTATCTGCTGATTTTGTTTTATCTTCCTTCAAAAAAACAATTCTCGGAACAGGCCTTATTTTCAATTGTTTATTTAGTTCTTGCTGAATGTGATAAATATTTCTATTAAGTATTCTTAAGACACGATCAAATTCTTTTTCCGGAATAACGGAAATATATACTTTTGACTCAATAATATTGGAAGACGTTTCCACTCTTGTTACAGTAGTAAGGATGTTTCTTCCTATATCAAGGGTTTTCAGTATAATGTTTGAAACTTCCTTCCTTATAAGATTATCAACACTTGAAAGACGCTTCATAATTCTCCTTTAATCTTTTCTTCTGTATAGGCAACAAGAATATCGCCCCTTTCGACAAATACGTCTTCTTTAATTTGAAAAAGCATTCCGCATTCTTCTCCTTTAATAACCTCTCCTGCATTTTTCTTGTTTTTTTGAAGTCCTGAAATTTTTCCTTCTCCTATTTTTTCATTGTTTCTTATGATATCAACAATAGAATTCTTTTTTACTTCTCCTAAAAGAACCTTTCCTCCTATAACCTGGGATTTTTTATCCGTTTTAAAAACTTCCAAAATTTTAATTTTGCCGGCTTCTTTTTTTATTAATTCCGGCTCAACAAGGCGAAGTAGAAAATTTCTTATTGCATCTTCAAATTCATAAATAATTTCAAAATTAATTATTCTTATTTTCTCTCTTAAGGCCAAACTTTCCGCTATTTGGCTTGTTTTTGTCCTAAAACCGATAATCTTGGCATTTGTTCCTTTGGCAAGTTTTATGTCTGATTCGTCAATGTTCCCCGCTTCCGCCTTTATGATTTTTATTGCAACTTTTTCGCTTGGAATTTTTCTCAAAATCCCCTCTAGTGCTTCAAGAGAACCAAGAACATCCGCTTTTATAATAAGGTTTAGCATTT
This genomic stretch from Candidatus Paceibacterota bacterium harbors:
- a CDS encoding HNH endonuclease signature motif containing protein → MRKRSWTIEQLKKAVKNSTSFRQVLGKLNLKEAGGNYFQLEKYIKEFEINISHFKGRGWNKGLHLDFKPRVSLEKILVQNSYFQSYKLKNRLIKEGFKLACCEECGWAKKSKDGRIPIELDHINGDVNDNRLKNLRILCPNCHSLKNTHRGCNKKNGRVAERHTHNT
- the rbfA gene encoding 30S ribosome-binding factor RbfA gives rise to the protein MKRLSSVDNLIRKEVSNIILKTLDIGRNILTTVTRVETSSNIIESKVYISVIPEKEFDRVLRILNRNIYHIQQELNKQLKIRPVPRIVFLKEDKTKSADKVERMLDSLKNKE